In the Streptomyces cinnamoneus genome, GACACGGCACGGGAGTTGGCGACCGCCGAGCAGCCGGGAGTGGTGTTCTTCCGCTATCTGGCGGCCGTGGTGCGGCTGTCCGTGCGGAACAAGGGGCTGTGCGACGCCCTGGAGGGGAATTTCGAGCCGTCCCCCGGGGTGGAGGAGGGCTTCCGCGCGGCGCTGTGCGTCCTGCTGGAACGGGCCCAACAGGCCGGTGCCGTACGGAAGGACGTCGCCATCGACGACGTGATGGCCCTGCTTCTGGGCTGTCTGTCGATGGAGCAGCGGCGGGGGCCCGGCGTGGCGCCGGGCAGGATGACGGCGCTGGCCTGCGACAGTCTGCGTCCGGGGCGACGTGTGACGAAACTTCCCCAGAACCCCCGCGCGACCCGTAACGAAACCGTGTGCGCGGTCTGCGGCGGTCCGGTGGCGGCCGCGCGTACGGGCCGACCCGCCCGGTACTGCGGCGGTGCCTGCCGGCAGAAGGCCCACCGCGAGCGGGCCCGGGCCCGTGCCGGGTCAGAGGTGGTACTTGAAGCCGAGGTGTGAGGCCTCGAAGCCGAGACGTTCGTAGAAGCGGTGGGCGTCCACGCGGGTCGCGTCGGACGTCAGCTGCACCAGCCGGCACCCCTCGTTCCGCGACCTGTCGACGGCCCACTGGATCAGCTCGGTCCCCAGGCCCGAGCCGCGCTCGTCGGCGTGGACGCGGACGCCCTCGATGACGGAGCGGGACGCGCCGCGTCGGGACAGCCCCGGCACGACCGTGAGCTGGAGCGTGCCGACCGTGCGGCCGTCGCGCACGGCTACGGCGAGGTACTGGTGGGGATCGCCGTCGAGGCGGTCGAAGGCGGCGCGGTACGGGGCCAGGTCGTCGGGGGATTCACGCTGGGCGCCCAGGGCGTCGTCGGCCAGCAGTGCCACGATGGCCGGGAGGTCGTCGGCGGTCGCGCGTCGTATCTCTATGTCGCTCATGATCGGGACCCTACGCGCGGGGCACGGCCGTGCCCAGGGCCCGACTGAGGGCGGCGCCCGGCGGCTCAGGAAGTGGGGGCCAGGGATTCCACGGCCGCGACCAGCGGTGCCAGTTCGGTGCGCCGGGAGGCGTCCTCCAGTGCCTCGCGCAGGGCGGTGTCGTTGGTGGGCCGGGCCTCTTCGAGGAGGGAGCGGCCGGCGTCCGTCACGTCGGTGTAGATGCCGCGGCGGTCGGTGAGGCAGAGGTAGCGCGTCAGCAGGCCGCGGTCCTCCAGGCGGTTGACCAGGCGTGTCGTCGCGCTCTGGCTGAGCACGACCGCGTCGGCGACCTCGTTCATGCGCAGGTGGCCGCCTTCGCCGTCGTGCTGGCGGTTGAGCACGTCGAGCACTGAGAACTCGCGCACGCTCAGGTCGTGGTGCGCCTGCAGGGCCCGCTCGATGTGCGCCTCGATCCGGCTGTGCAGCGCCGAGAGGGCGCACCAGCCCTGTGCCAGGCCGAACAGAGCGGGGTCCGGGGTGCGGGACATGGAGGGGGCCCTCCTTCGGAGTCGTACGCGTGAGGCGCTGCGGGCGGGGCGTGGGCCGAGGTCGTGCGGGCCGTCGCACGGTCCGCACGGTCCTACGGACAGGGTAGCGCTCCTCCGCAATAGCCAGCGCTTGCAAGTAACCCGCGTCTGCAATTATTGTGGAGGCCGGTAAAAGACGACCGCAAGGATCTGCTGGTCAGGTGTGCCGACCGTGCGCACGCCTGGCCTCCCCGCTCTCCAAGCCCCGTGAAGGACCTCTCCGTCATGCCTCTCGCCCTGCTGGCGCTCGCCATCGGCGCCTTCGGTATCGGCACCACCGAATTCGTCACCTCGGGCCTGCTCCCCGAGGTCGCGGAGGAGTTCGGTGTCTCCATCCCCACCGCCGGCTACCTCACCACCGGCTACGCCCTCGGCGTCGTGGCCGGGGCGCCGGTCCTCGCCGTCCTCGGCAGCCGCGTTCCCCGCAAGAAGATGCTCATGGCCCTGATGGGGCTCTTCGTCGCCGGCAACGCGCTCTC is a window encoding:
- a CDS encoding MarR family winged helix-turn-helix transcriptional regulator; amino-acid sequence: MSRTPDPALFGLAQGWCALSALHSRIEAHIERALQAHHDLSVREFSVLDVLNRQHDGEGGHLRMNEVADAVVLSQSATTRLVNRLEDRGLLTRYLCLTDRRGIYTDVTDAGRSLLEEARPTNDTALREALEDASRRTELAPLVAAVESLAPTS
- a CDS encoding GNAT family N-acetyltransferase produces the protein MSDIEIRRATADDLPAIVALLADDALGAQRESPDDLAPYRAAFDRLDGDPHQYLAVAVRDGRTVGTLQLTVVPGLSRRGASRSVIEGVRVHADERGSGLGTELIQWAVDRSRNEGCRLVQLTSDATRVDAHRFYERLGFEASHLGFKYHL
- a CDS encoding TetR/AcrR family transcriptional regulator, producing MQAARSAFEEAGLAVPLGEIARRAGVGAGTVYRHFPSKEALFRATVVDRVRLFTDTARELATAEQPGVVFFRYLAAVVRLSVRNKGLCDALEGNFEPSPGVEEGFRAALCVLLERAQQAGAVRKDVAIDDVMALLLGCLSMEQRRGPGVAPGRMTALACDSLRPGRRVTKLPQNPRATRNETVCAVCGGPVAAARTGRPARYCGGACRQKAHRERARARAGSEVVLEAEV